A window of Variovorax sp. HW608 genomic DNA:
TTCCTCGATAGCTCAGTCGGTAGAGCGCCGGACTGTTAATCCGTAGGTCCCTGGTTCGAGCCCAGGTCGAGGAGCCACTACAAACCCTTGTGGGTACTTGATGCCCCGCTATCCAAAAGATGGCGGGGCATTTCAGTTTTTGGGCAGCTTATTTGGCAACTGCCAAATATCCAGTCCTGCCTCTATGCTCGTCCAGCGCCGAAAATCAGCGCATTCGGCTGCTTTTTCCTTCGGCCTCCTCACCTTGTCTCTTGGAAGCGCCCAGCCCGGGCGCGGGCTTGTCATCCTCTGCGAGCCGGATGTGCCCGCCTGCGGCTGCACCGTGCCGCGCGGCGAGCGATGCGATAGCGTTCTCGACCATGATCCATGACAACATCGGCGGCGACTGCTCATTCTTAGGAGCGGGCCTCGAACTCCAAACCCTACGGGGGGTCGCGGCGCGCCGTGCGAAGCGGTCTGTGTGGGTGCAGCGCATGCACCTGTCGCCACAGCCGTTCACTTCTTCGGTGAGATGGGAGACGAGGTAGCTGTTGCGCTACTCGGCTTCGATGCGATCGAACTCCTGCGCGTGGCCGCGGATGGTTTTCGCCAGCATGCGCGCTTCGGCCGGCGTGAGCTCCAGACAGTGGTCACCGATCTCGACCTTGGTCGCACCGCCCGGGAGCATCGTGACACTCACGGCCCGCGGTGGCGCAAACGTGGGCGCCGGCATGAACACGCCCGCCTTCACGCGCCAGATCTCGCCACGATCGACCAGCACGGCAAGCCGATCATCGAGCACGCTGCGCTTCAAGCCAGTGGCCACTTCGAGCGTCTCGCGCGTCGCGATCTTCTGCGCCGCGTGCTGTTCGTTCACCGCGTCCAACACGATCTGCGACGAATTCTTCTTCATCCCCTGCCCCTTCCTCATCACACCCTTTTGCCCATCACGACCGTTGGCGTCGACACCGCGATTCTTGAGCAGGGCCGCGCGCCGTATCGGGCTTTCCGCGGCGGCAGCGACTCGCCGAGCACTCCAGCCATATCGTCACCTCCGCGTGCAATTCTTGGTTGCACAGTCTATGGACCGGCTTCTCGGTGGGCGGCTGAGAACTTTCTGAAAGTTGGCCGCGGCTTCGCACTCGAGTGGTGCGTGGGATCGGGCGCTCAGCCGCAGTCACCCCGGCGCCACGTCGCGAGCGCGGCGAGCCGCATCTGGGCAGCTCAGGCGGCTTTTCTTTCGTTTCGCGAGCGAAGAGTGCATCGGTGCTTGAAGTCCCTCCATTCTCCTCCTATAAGACTTGCTCTGGATACGTGAAGGAGCGGATATGTCTGTCGATCTCAGCCACTTCAAACCCCTCGATCCCGGGCGGATCAATACGCTGGACCCCGTCGAGCTGCAGTACTGGTGCAGGGAACTTCATTGCACCGAAGCGCAATTGCACGACGCCATCACCCACGTCGGCGATCACGTCACTGCGGTGCGCGATCGGCTCGGCTCCAAGAAATGAGCTTGCGGGCAGCGACAGCCGTCTGGCGCTTTATTTCTTACTCTCGGACACGATCCGCTGCAGTTCCTCTTCCGCGTTGGCGAGATCGAGCCTCAGCTGCATGATCACGTTCTTCTGGCGCATCACGCGCGCCTCGTGCGTGTCCTTGGAGGCGATTTCATCGCAACGCGCGCGCAGCGCGTCCAGTGATTCCTGCAGCTGCCGGCGGCGCAGCATCTGCCCCCTGGAGCGCGCATCCCGCATGTCTTTCTCGAGGGCCGCCTGCCGGGCGTAGCAGTCGGCTTCAGTTTTTTTCGAAGGCTCGGACTGTGCGTTCGCCGGCATCGAGACGAGCAGGCCAACCGCCAAGGAAGCAAGGCACAGGTGCAGTTTCATGGGTCGGACCGGGTCATGGGATGCGACATGTTGCACCAAGTCACCGCTTCGAGGAAAGCGCCTCAGCCCGCCGTGACCGACATTCCGCGCCGGTACGGCTGTGGCGTGACATAGGCCCCCAGGAAGCCGACGACACGCTCGGCGGTGACGCGGCCGATCCCCCTGAACGACGCGACCTCGCCGCGAGAAGCCGCAGCCCGCAATGCACCGAGCGTATGGATCCCACAGGCACTCAGGGAATCGACGGAAGTGCCCAGCCACGGACGCAATTGCGCAATCGGCGTTTCCGGTGCCGTCGGAACCGACAGTTCCTTGGTTGCGACGAGCCCGTGCCTCCACAGTTCGATGGGCGCCGCCGAGCCCGCGAACGGACGGTCCGTCAGCATCAGCAAATCGTAGATCTCGCGCGCCTCGCGCTTTCCATAGTTCTCGCACAGCAAGGCCAGCGGAAGGCGGCGCAATTCACCCACCACCTCATGACCATTGGCCAACGCACGGCTCAAGGTCGACGAACGCAGGCCAAGGGCCGACACCGGCGCCGAGTCTTCGAGGTTGCGCAGGGCAAGCGCACGCGCCTCGTAGGGCAACGCGAGCACGGCCTTGCTCTGCTCGCGCGCACGTTCTTCCGTGTTCGGATTCGGAAGGAAATCCAGCCCGACGCGCGCCAGGATCTCGCGCAGGCGCCCGACCGTCTTGGCGCCGATGGCCTCTTCCTGCAAGAGCTCCTGCTCGCTGATGGCGGAGAGGTCCTCGATGCAGAAAATGCTCAGATCTCTCAGCGCTTCGCGTGCACTCGCGCGCACTGAAATTTCGTCGATCGGCGTCTCGGGCTTCAGCTGAACCGGCGTATCCAGCCTCTGCGGTCCCTTCGGTCGCCAGTTGAAGGTGGAGAACGCGAACGGCGAATCGACGGGAACCACGCGCTCTCGGAGCGCGATGGCGTGCTGGCGCTTCGCTTCGACGATCGCGGCACGCAATGCGCCAAGGCATGCCAGCAGTTCTCCGTCTGGCAGTTGCGCCAGATCGTCAACGGATCGGATGGTTCGATGCGACATGGGGACCTCTACTGCATCGCGTACCCGCTGACCGGCCTGCGCGAAACGGCTCGACTCGTCCCGCCCTGATTCTCGACACGGAAATCCAGTCGCATGCTTCCCTCGCTATGCTTGCCGCGACATTACGGCAATGGCCAGTATTGAGAGTCACTCATCCGTTGTCCATA
This region includes:
- a CDS encoding DUF3606 domain-containing protein; amino-acid sequence: MSVDLSHFKPLDPGRINTLDPVELQYWCRELHCTEAQLHDAITHVGDHVTAVRDRLGSKK
- a CDS encoding DUF1090 family protein — translated: MKLHLCLASLAVGLLVSMPANAQSEPSKKTEADCYARQAALEKDMRDARSRGQMLRRRQLQESLDALRARCDEIASKDTHEARVMRQKNVIMQLRLDLANAEEELQRIVSESKK